A genomic region of Brevibacillus sp. JNUCC-41 contains the following coding sequences:
- the ypjB gene encoding sporulation protein YpjB, whose product MLKKFILTIAVLFVVLHFPVYAESSSSLEQLDDISDRALEMTKLKRYGDSEKMLTFFSDRFLKETAKEQILDMDELRIITVAHNEALMTIKDMNKGDSEKVNSVTKFRLVVDAVKSTHQPLWTEMEDQMMNSFQQTKNAAINQDTITFNSQLNLFLSQYEMIYPSLKVDLSKETMQQLDTRIQYINQYRPEVISDGESQKELDALQNELSTIFDEMGEDDTDPSLWWVIISTGSIIIMTLSYVGWRKYKGDREKPRKEHND is encoded by the coding sequence ATGTTGAAAAAATTCATATTAACCATTGCTGTTTTATTTGTCGTCTTACATTTCCCTGTCTATGCAGAATCCTCTTCAAGTTTGGAGCAATTAGATGACATTTCCGATAGAGCCTTGGAAATGACCAAGTTGAAGCGATATGGAGATTCGGAAAAGATGCTGACGTTTTTTTCTGACCGGTTTTTAAAAGAGACAGCAAAAGAGCAGATCCTTGACATGGACGAACTTCGAATTATCACTGTAGCTCATAATGAGGCCTTGATGACAATAAAGGATATGAACAAGGGAGATTCCGAAAAGGTTAATTCTGTTACAAAGTTCCGGCTTGTTGTTGATGCGGTCAAGTCTACCCATCAGCCCCTTTGGACAGAGATGGAAGATCAAATGATGAATTCTTTCCAGCAAACAAAGAACGCCGCGATCAATCAAGACACAATTACATTCAATAGCCAATTGAACTTATTCCTATCACAATATGAAATGATATATCCAAGCTTGAAAGTCGACCTTTCTAAAGAAACGATGCAGCAACTGGACACGAGGATCCAATACATCAACCAATACCGTCCGGAGGTAATCAGTGATGGAGAAAGTCAAAAGGAACTGGATGCGTTGCAAAACGAACTGAGCACCATCTTTGATGAAATGGGGGAAGATGACACAGATCCTTCCCTTTGGTGGGTCATCATATCGACAGGCTCAATCATTATCATGACGCTTTCTTATGTAGGTTGGAGAAAATATAAAGGTGATAGGGAAAAACCAAGGAAAGAACATAATGATTAA
- a CDS encoding menaquinol-cytochrome c reductase cytochrome b/c subunit encodes MHRGKGMKFVGDSRISADRKPNIPKDYSEYPGKTEAFWPNFLLKEWMVGAVFLVGYLCLTIAHPSPLERIADPTDTGYIPLPDWYFLFLYQLLKYTYASGPYNAIGSMVIPGLAFGALLLAPFLDRGTERSPAKRPFAVGFMLLAMAGVFYLTWESAAHHDWEASKKQGAIVEGADIDKESDGYKLMDSNGCISCHGAELTGGAGAPSLIDTGLKPEEISKIAVKGQGAMPAGMFKGTDEELKTLAEFVSGLSTK; translated from the coding sequence TATGAAATTCGTAGGTGACTCGCGTATCTCCGCGGACCGTAAACCGAATATTCCGAAAGATTATTCAGAATATCCTGGGAAAACTGAAGCATTTTGGCCTAATTTCCTTTTAAAAGAATGGATGGTAGGAGCTGTATTTCTTGTAGGTTATCTTTGCCTGACAATCGCGCATCCGTCACCATTGGAAAGGATAGCAGATCCTACAGATACAGGGTATATTCCGCTGCCGGACTGGTATTTCCTATTCCTTTACCAATTACTTAAGTATACCTATGCTTCAGGTCCTTATAATGCAATCGGGTCCATGGTAATACCTGGTTTGGCTTTCGGGGCATTGCTTTTGGCACCTTTTCTGGATCGTGGTACAGAGCGGAGCCCGGCGAAACGTCCTTTTGCTGTAGGCTTCATGTTATTGGCAATGGCCGGCGTTTTCTATTTAACATGGGAATCCGCAGCCCATCACGATTGGGAAGCTTCCAAGAAGCAAGGAGCGATCGTGGAAGGTGCAGATATTGATAAAGAGAGCGATGGGTATAAATTGATGGATTCTAATGGGTGTATCAGCTGTCATGGAGCAGAATTAACTGGTGGAGCAGGAGCGCCAAGCTTAATTGACACTGGTTTAAAGCCAGAGGAAATCTCTAAGATCGCAGTCAAAGGCCAGGGCGCCATGCCAGCTGGCATGTTCAAAGGTACAGATGAAGAATTGAAAACATTGGCTGAATTTGTATCAGGTTTATCGACAAAATAA
- a CDS encoding DUF1405 domain-containing protein, protein MNVIYSWLANRQMLVLLLLINIFGTAYGYYWYGSQLENTPAIFLAFVPDSPTASLFFVFVLTGFLLRRNFGLMEALAIMTLFKYGIWAVVMNLMTYVTTGSLPWEGYMLMASHLGMAIQGILYAPFYRIKPWHMIVAGIWTIHNDIIDYVFEMMPIYRDLLVYMNSIGYFTFWLSILSIFVGWYFGYRNKRITLSFP, encoded by the coding sequence ATGAATGTTATCTACAGTTGGCTTGCAAATCGGCAAATGCTCGTTTTGTTATTATTAATAAATATATTCGGAACAGCCTATGGATATTATTGGTACGGTAGTCAATTGGAAAACACTCCAGCGATTTTTTTGGCATTTGTACCGGATAGCCCGACTGCCAGCCTGTTTTTTGTATTTGTTTTAACGGGTTTCCTATTAAGAAGGAATTTCGGACTTATGGAAGCATTGGCGATAATGACACTATTCAAATACGGCATATGGGCAGTTGTAATGAATTTGATGACCTACGTGACAACAGGTTCATTGCCATGGGAAGGTTACATGTTAATGGCTTCTCATTTGGGGATGGCGATTCAAGGTATATTATATGCACCATTTTATCGAATAAAACCTTGGCATATGATAGTGGCAGGGATTTGGACCATACATAATGACATAATCGATTATGTTTTTGAAATGATGCCAATATACCGTGATTTATTGGTATATATGAATTCGATAGGTTATTTCACTTTTTGGCTCAGCATACTTTCCATTTTTGTCGGCTGGTACTTTGGATATAGAAATAAGCGTATCACTCTATCCTTCCCTTAA